In Argopecten irradians isolate NY chromosome 11, Ai_NY, whole genome shotgun sequence, one DNA window encodes the following:
- the LOC138335754 gene encoding MAPK-interacting and spindle-stabilizing protein-like isoform X3, giving the protein MLDLVQCLLALTIYTGLAEGSTSCYYRKSYYSSYWSRRYYSTAYLYCPEDCCGYFYTRSCCSTLSLSDGSIAGAAVGSFFFIFFVIFILLVIKRYNRHRVMVASINPNPNVTVVKTETHNHAAPAVVPVPAPPPYSEPHVPPGPAHYPPPPSAPPSPRGNIYHPPQHPHDPRGSYPPPQPTHHPGGSFPHPQLHNNPGGSYSPPQLPNNPGGSFLPPQLPNNPGGSYPPPQPISGPNSPGANFCPPPPAYNQVNPYPSPHQKY; this is encoded by the exons ATGTTGGACCTGGTTCAGTGTTTACTTGCTCTCACcatttatacag GACTGGCTGAAGGTAGTACAAGTTGTTACTACAGGAAGTCCTACTACTCCTCCTACTGGTCACGACGTTACTACTCCACCGCCTATCTGTACTGTCCCGAGGACTGCTGTGGATACTTCTACACCAGGTCATGCTGTAGCACTCTCAGTCTCAG TGACGGATCTATAGCGGGAGCAGCCGTAGGTTCTTTCTTCTTCATCTTCTTCGTAATCTTCATCCTCCTCGTGATAAAAAGATATAACAGACATCGGGTGATGGTGGCAAGCATCAATCCTAACCCCAACGTCACCGTGG TAAAAACGGAAACGCATAATCATGCAGCCCCAGCAGTAGTACCAGTACCGGCACCGCCACCTTACTCCGAGCCACATGTGCCCCCGGGACCTGCGCATTACCCTCCTCCTCCGTCAGCGCCTCCTAGTCCCAGGGGTAATATTTACCATCCTCCTCAACATCCTCATGACCCACGGGGTAGTTATCCCCCTCCTCAGCCAACCCACCATCCCGGGGGTAGTTTCCCTCATCCTCAGCTCCACAACAACCCCGGGGGTAGTTACTCTCCTCCGCAGCTCCCCAACAACCCCGGGGGTAGCTTCCTTCCTCCGCAGCTCCCCAATAACCCTGGGGGTAGTTACCCGCCTCCCCAGCCAATATCAGGTCCCAATAGCCCAGGAGCAAACTTTTGTCCGCCACCGCCTGCCTATAATCAAGTCAATCCGTACCCATCACCCCATCAAAAATACTGA
- the LOC138335754 gene encoding uncharacterized protein isoform X2, with amino-acid sequence MRFPKQDDEESARPIHCTKMLDLVQCLLALTIYTGLAEGSTSCYYRKSYYSSYWSRRYYSTAYLYCPEDCCGYFYTRSCCSTLSLSDGSIAGAAVGSFFFIFFVIFILLVIKRYNRHRVMVASINPNPNVTVVKTETHNHAAPAVVPVPAPPPYSEPHVPPGPAHYPPPPSAPPSPRGNIYHPPQHPHDPRGSYPPPQPTHHPGGSFPHPQLHNNPGGSYSPPQLPNNPGGSFPPPQPISGPNSPGANFCPPPPAYNQVNPYPSPHQKY; translated from the exons ATGAGATTTCCAAAACAAGat GATGAAGAGAGTGCTAGGCCTATACATTGTACAAAGATGTTGGACCTGGTTCAGTGTTTACTTGCTCTCACcatttatacag GACTGGCTGAAGGTAGTACAAGTTGTTACTACAGGAAGTCCTACTACTCCTCCTACTGGTCACGACGTTACTACTCCACCGCCTATCTGTACTGTCCCGAGGACTGCTGTGGATACTTCTACACCAGGTCATGCTGTAGCACTCTCAGTCTCAG TGACGGATCTATAGCGGGAGCAGCCGTAGGTTCTTTCTTCTTCATCTTCTTCGTAATCTTCATCCTCCTCGTGATAAAAAGATATAACAGACATCGGGTGATGGTGGCAAGCATCAATCCTAACCCCAACGTCACCGTGG TAAAAACGGAAACGCATAATCATGCAGCCCCAGCAGTAGTACCAGTACCGGCACCGCCACCTTACTCCGAGCCACATGTGCCCCCGGGACCTGCGCATTACCCTCCTCCTCCGTCAGCGCCTCCTAGTCCCAGGGGTAATATTTACCATCCTCCTCAACATCCTCATGACCCACGGGGTAGTTATCCCCCTCCTCAGCCAACCCACCATCCCGGGGGTAGTTTCCCTCATCCTCAGCTCCACAACAACCCCGGGGGTAGTTACTCTCCTCCGCAGCTCCCCAACAACCCCGGGGGTAGCTTC CCGCCTCCCCAGCCAATATCAGGTCCCAATAGCCCAGGAGCAAACTTTTGTCCGCCACCGCCTGCCTATAATCAAGTCAATCCGTACCCATCACCCCATCAAAAATACTGA
- the LOC138335755 gene encoding neuropeptide F receptor-like: MESAILDKEQFPMMPHENSTYRVLPDNSSGILDHNFTDMDPKLMWEILLAQSGAYVTESTDIIFITCFAVLIMFGAMGNGLVCYVVVKNPHMRTPRNIFIINLAISDLTLCLFTQPLNLYRLLNNQWLLGGFMCKFVVMCQGTNVFVSTISITAIALDRFQVIVYPTKDSMKKLGAASALCSIWIISFLMSSPLLIFAVYRVDQPVIMLPVFFCRCLEDITLMEEKGAYSVASMIVQYILPIAIVIIAHARICNKLKYRMVNQNHGGTSFQKRKNERQSRRKRKTNITLSLIAIVFALSWLPLNLFNILTEFQFSQFKHLNINLAYKICHMLVLSSACTNPVIYGWLNDNFRSEFIKVLSCCACCVKLKSYVQRQCSCCTPTHGEVPVIVFTKENTENNGTVAHMDRDTQDCSVTGLHSVTDWNSHRSQISL; encoded by the coding sequence ATGGAGTCCGCCATTTTGGACAAGGAACAGTTCCCAATGATGCCACATGAGAACTCGACCTACCGCGTGCTACCAGACAACTCGTCCGGAATATTAGACCACAACTTCACTGACATGGACCCGAAGTTGATGTGGGAGATTCTTCTGGCTCAGAGTGGGGCCTACGTCACAGAGTCCACCGATATCATTTTCATCACGTGTTTCGCTGTCCTGATCATGTTCGGCGCTATGGGAAATGGTCTAGTGTGTTACGTTGTTGTAAAGAACCCACATATGCGGACGCCAAGGAATATATTCATTATCAACCTTGCTATATCTGATCTTACTCTCTGCCTGTTCACTCAACCCCTTAATCTGTACCGTCTGCTTAACAACCAATGGCTATTGGGCGGGTTTATGTGTAAATTCGTCGTCATGTGCCAAGGGACAAATGTGTTCGTCTCCACGATCAGTATCACTGCCATTGCATTAGACCGGTTTCAAGTAATTGTGTACCCAACCAAAGACAGCATGAAAAAATTAGGTGCGGCTTCCGCCCTTTGTTCTATTTGGATAATTTCGTTTTTGATGTCCAGTCCCTTATTGATATTTGCTGTGTACAGAGTGGATCAACCAGTTATTATGCTGCCAGTGTTTTTTTGCAGATGTTTAGAAGACATAACACTAATGGAGGAAAAGGGAGCCTACTCTGTTGCCTCAATGATCGTACAATACATTCTACCGATAGCCATTGTCATAATAGCGCATGCGCGAATATGCAATAAATTAAAATACCGGATGGTGAACCAGAATCATGGCGGAACAAGTTTTCAGAAAAGGAAAAACGAGAGGCAGTCGCGACGTAAGcgaaaaacaaacataactctCTCACTTATAGCAATAGTGTTTGCACTTAGCTGGCTTCCGCTGAATCTATTTAACATTTTGACAGAATTCCAATTCAGTCAATTCAAACATTTGAACATTAATCTCGCGTATAAGATTTGCCACATGCTTGTTTTGAGCTCGGCATGTACCAATCCCGTTATCTACGGCTGGTTGAATGATAACTTTCGAAGTGAGTTCATCAAAGTCCTTTCATGTTGTGCGTGCTGTGTAAAGCTTAAGTCGTATGTTCAGCGACAGTGCAGCTGTTGTACACCTACCCATGGGGAGGTGCCAGTCATCGTATTCACAAAagaaaacacagaaaataatgGCACCGTCGCTCACATGGATCGGGACACACAGGACTGCTCTGTGACTGGTCTACATTCTGTAACGGACTGGAATTCTCACCGGTCCCAAATCTCACTGTAA
- the LOC138334474 gene encoding uncharacterized protein: MEEFQGALPHGCPSAALCKREENTQDVSKQMQKLKEEKDTIWKREGNKEHYKFNSEVLVDVQQVLWAVKAGKFEYSGELLEELRFMRSAEVLALRRSDVQIRTSHMEIFVKQSKTDVYRDGAWIIVSRTGSRLCPVCNFELYLKLAGISVDSEEFVFRNLTKIASGRYSLRNVDKPMTYSTFREVFIEAFTTIVQDINQFGLHRLRAGGASAAANSGVPDRMFKRHGRWKYETAKYGYIKDDFRERLNVSMHLNL; encoded by the exons ATGGAAGAATTCCAAGGTGCTCTCCCACACGGGTGTCCTAGTGCGGCTTTGTGTAAGCGGGAAGAA AATACTCAAGATGTATCCAAACAAATGCAGAAGTTAAAGGAAGAGAAAGATACTATATGGAAACGTGAAGGAAATAAGGAACACTATAAGTTTAACTCGGAAGTTCTGGTGGATGTACAGCAGGTGCTCTGGGCCGTGAAGGCTGGGAAGTTTGAGTATTCAGGAGAACTATTGGAGGAATTGa GATTCATGAGGAGCGCAGAGGTGCTGGCATTGAGGAGATCAGACGTACAGATACGCACATCACATATGGAAATATTTGTTAAACAGTCCAAGACGGACGTTTACCGGGATGGTGCATGGATTATAGTGAGTAGAACTGGATCGCGTTTGTGCCCGGTGtgtaattttgaattatatttaaaattggcTGGAATATCAGTTGATTCGGAGGAATTTGTGTTCAGGAATCTTACGAAAATAGCTTCCGGCAGGTATAGCTTAAGGAATGTCGACAAACCTATGACATATTCTACATTCAGGGAAGTTTTCATAGAAGCTTTCACTACTATTGTTCAGGATATCAATCAATTCGGTTTACATAGATTGCGTGCTGGTGGTGCTTCTGCCGCTGCGAATTCTGGTGTTCCGGACAGGATGTTCAAACGACATGGTCGATGGAAGTACGAAACAGCAAAATATGGATACATTAAAGACGATTTTCGTGAACGTTTGAATGTGTCTATGCATTTAAATTTGTAG
- the LOC138335754 gene encoding uncharacterized protein isoform X1: MRFPKQDDEESARPIHCTKMLDLVQCLLALTIYTGLAEGSTSCYYRKSYYSSYWSRRYYSTAYLYCPEDCCGYFYTRSCCSTLSLSDGSIAGAAVGSFFFIFFVIFILLVIKRYNRHRVMVASINPNPNVTVVKTETHNHAAPAVVPVPAPPPYSEPHVPPGPAHYPPPPSAPPSPRGNIYHPPQHPHDPRGSYPPPQPTHHPGGSFPHPQLHNNPGGSYSPPQLPNNPGGSFLPPQLPNNPGGSYPPPQPISGPNSPGANFCPPPPAYNQVNPYPSPHQKY, from the exons ATGAGATTTCCAAAACAAGat GATGAAGAGAGTGCTAGGCCTATACATTGTACAAAGATGTTGGACCTGGTTCAGTGTTTACTTGCTCTCACcatttatacag GACTGGCTGAAGGTAGTACAAGTTGTTACTACAGGAAGTCCTACTACTCCTCCTACTGGTCACGACGTTACTACTCCACCGCCTATCTGTACTGTCCCGAGGACTGCTGTGGATACTTCTACACCAGGTCATGCTGTAGCACTCTCAGTCTCAG TGACGGATCTATAGCGGGAGCAGCCGTAGGTTCTTTCTTCTTCATCTTCTTCGTAATCTTCATCCTCCTCGTGATAAAAAGATATAACAGACATCGGGTGATGGTGGCAAGCATCAATCCTAACCCCAACGTCACCGTGG TAAAAACGGAAACGCATAATCATGCAGCCCCAGCAGTAGTACCAGTACCGGCACCGCCACCTTACTCCGAGCCACATGTGCCCCCGGGACCTGCGCATTACCCTCCTCCTCCGTCAGCGCCTCCTAGTCCCAGGGGTAATATTTACCATCCTCCTCAACATCCTCATGACCCACGGGGTAGTTATCCCCCTCCTCAGCCAACCCACCATCCCGGGGGTAGTTTCCCTCATCCTCAGCTCCACAACAACCCCGGGGGTAGTTACTCTCCTCCGCAGCTCCCCAACAACCCCGGGGGTAGCTTCCTTCCTCCGCAGCTCCCCAATAACCCTGGGGGTAGTTACCCGCCTCCCCAGCCAATATCAGGTCCCAATAGCCCAGGAGCAAACTTTTGTCCGCCACCGCCTGCCTATAATCAAGTCAATCCGTACCCATCACCCCATCAAAAATACTGA